Within Triticum dicoccoides isolate Atlit2015 ecotype Zavitan chromosome 1B, WEW_v2.0, whole genome shotgun sequence, the genomic segment ATCGTATCACATATTTTGTCATCGACAACCACACACCTCTCAATCTAAACCTATCAACCCTCTGTTAGTCCTCCATGGAGATGCCGAGGCCAGCAACGTCATTTTTGTCTCGGGCACTTTAGATATGCTGCGGCCGGCGGTTTCACCTTTGACATTGCCTCGTTTTTCTACCTCTTCTCTACTGAAATCTACTGAAACAATTTCCCAAGGATTAGCAAATGCAAAGAAATTAATGTACTTCCCCAAATGGACCACATAAAGTACTtctacaaaatactcaaatcaaagaAAGTACATAAGCACAACACACATACAATCTCATTGTTCCCTTTAGACATGAAATCCTCCACGGACATATATGTCTCACTTGAATCTAGTCTATCGAAGGGTGACCACCTCCTAGTACTGTGCGGCAAACACCCTCGAGGCCATCTGCACCACGTCGATGTCATCAGGGTCGCTAACGCTGGCACTACCTCCAGCAGGGCTGCTCGGACCAGCGGCGTCTATGCCGTAGTAGTAGGACCAGCCGCCAGCTCCACCGCCCATGTTGCCCAGTTGGTTATTGGCGGAGCACTCACGGTGCATCCCTGCCACCTCCTTTAGGTTGCTCGCCGGGAGGGAATGTTGTCTGGTGAAAGCGTACATGTTCATGCTCGCATTGGCCGCCTGCTGGATGTCTTGCTCACTAACCATCTGTGTCAGCGACAAACCATATGGCAGGCAGTTGTTGAGGTGCATATTGGGAGGGATGTAGTATGGGTACCCCTCATTTGGCCCATCGGTGACATTCAAATCCGGCGCCCAGTACTGCATGTTGGCCAGGTTTGGGTGGTAGTGCATACCAGTCATGGCCGGATTGGGGTAGGTCGGGTGCACCTGCGCGGTAGGGGCGATGATGACGGGAGCATCTCTACCGGCCATCCCCTTCTGCCCACCATGCTCTTGGTCATGATACAATGGTGGGGACACCAGAGATGTCTCCGCGGGTGATCTGGTGTGCGGCTCCATGCTGCGGATGTACTCCGCAAGAAGGGAGAGCTGGCCAGGAGGTGGTTGCTTGTTGTTCCTCTTCTTGAACCGGCGCTTCGCGTTCAGACTGCGCTTGGTGGCATTCCAGTGGTTCTTGACGCTGTTGTCCGACCGGCCTGAGAGTAGCCTGGCGATCACCGACCAGCGGTTCCCCCAGGTTTGATGCAGCTCGATCAGCTTGATGTCTTCCGCGTCGGTCCATATTTTCCTCTGCAAGGGAAGTATTTGTGAGTTGGTTAATTATGGCATAACATTCCATTGAAGTACAATTGAACACACCACAACACATCGAAAGTAATATCTACTACCTTTACCTTTTTTACACAACACAACACTCATGTGCACGGAAGCATTATTTTTTAGAAGTCAACCGAGAGTCATTTTTCTACTATGCATGGATATGCCGTGCATGCACCCACCATTCGTCATTGCTTTGAGATTTATCTTACCTTTTATGGTTGTTTGCAAAATTTGTGTTGTCTAAGAGTACCAAAATTTTATTAAAACATTTATCTTGtttcaaaatccatcataatgtTTTTTCTTGTACCAACAAATAAGAATGCACTTGTTTCAGGTCAGATTTTTCCTGTTATGTAATGGAACACattgaaacaaaaaaaactaatgcAACACTCTGAAACAAGATAAAATTTGCCAAGATCAGAAAACATAGCTAGAATCTCAAATTATCTAAGGAATCTTAAAGTATCTCAGGAATCTACTGGTGAGAAAATTTCCAACTAAGCCTGATACTCTCACAAAATTCATCTATGTCACATATAAATTGATGAAACGGTGGAATGAGCCTGATAGAAAAAATGAAAGGAAAAAAGTTAGTATGTGGATAATTATTTGGAGAGGATTGACCCATACAAAAAAGTGACATGGCTTATTTATTTTGTAGATATCTTATTAAAAATACACAGATTTTGTGTTTGCTAAAATTTTGGGAATCAATATTGTGTAATTTGAGGTTCCCGAGATTTAAAAACTTTCAGTAAAAAACTCAAGTGCTCTTTTTGTTGGAACAAGGAAAAACATTTACCTTTTTATTGATTAACAACAGAAGTTTGTAAAATAACAACCACAAAGACACCAAATTACTCTCCTACATTACATTACTCAAATGCTTGGCCCCCACGATAGCTCAAAGAAACCCCTCATCTTGGATGAGGCGAACAATGGTTGCCACCGGCCTCACTTTATTTCGAAAGACACATAGATTCCTTTCCTTAGAAATCCCCCATCcaataagaaggagcaaagaatgtagAGATTTCCTCGGTTGCCAATTTTTGAGGACCTCTTTCAACCAAGACTTTACTGTATCAAAACAAGGAGAAagcatcatactagcatgaagaacAAGATAATAGATCTTCCAAACTGGAGGCAAGAACCGACACTTGATGATGAGGTGAGCCACTAATTCTTGCACTTGGTTTCAAAGAGGGCACCGGTTGCAATTTGGTCACTCACAACGTTGCAATCATTGTCATTCAAATCATATTTTCGATGGCTAACCAAGCAAAGAACTTACAGTTTAGGATGCCCAAACCTTCTAAGTTATGGCATGCAAGTTGGATCAGATGAGGCCGACGAACTGAGCCTTTGTAAGCCGATGAGGCGGTATAACTCCCGTTGTTGGTCAGCTTTCTCATGATTGTATCTGGATGTCTGGTTGGATGACAACATGCATTGGCAAGTTTGTCTTACAGAATGATGAATTATTggctgtgctctaatttgaggactCCTTGACTACCAGTCTGTAGAACCCAAAACTTATCTCTTAAAACCTTGTCCATGATGCCGCCTTTCTTGCGGGATTTTTTAAATGGTGCGATATATTTATGCATCAGTCCCTCCAGCCATGACGACTCTCAAAATTTGGCTTTAATTCCATTAGCAATCATACTTAAGTGGCCTCCACTAATAGATTACTTCATCATTGTTGCATGACATCCACATACCGCACCACACCGCTTGCGGTTCATCCTAGTCAATCCGTAACCATAATAAGTGAAGCAcgctggcaaacttctaggataaagaATTTCCGACCAGCAAACTCCTCCAGTGCAAACTTGCTCCAAGTTAATTTTGCACTTGCCTTCGGTCACTTTGTCTGTCCTCACCCAAAGATAGACAAACCTCAAGCTATCAATCTTCTTAAAAACCTTCACGAGGAGGTCAAACAGTGTAAGATGGTGTATGGCCACAGTCGCGTGAGCACCACCTTGACCAAGATCATGCAGCCCGCGGTATCAACATGATTCCCTCTCCAAGGTGCTAATTTCGCAGTGGCTTAATCTTCAAAGTGTTGCAAGTGGACCACCCTTAATATTTGACCATGAGGGATAATGCAAGGTAACATATGGGAAGGATAAGAAACATGTCGGGAAGGACTAGAGTATGTCATCAAGGTTGTTGTTATTGCACCATATAGGTGAAACAATGCTCTTTTTGCAATTTGTAACAAGGTTAGTAGTATCCCCAAAAGAGGCAAACTTGGTGGCGAGGAATTGGACTTCTTACTTGATAGGGGCACATAAAACAACCACATCATCGAGGTAAAGGGAACCATGAATGCTCGTGCGACGCCCACCAAGAGGATGAAGTTTTCCTTAGGTCATATACTTGCTACATATATGGTGCAGCGGGTCAATGCCGAGCTCGGACCCTTGAAAATGCCCACGACCATGCTTGATCGGATCCTCAGCAATCCCATTGAGAAAAACTCAAGAAGAAGTCGAGGAGGGAAGGGTCGAGTTCCATCCCCGAAACTGGCCTTGGAAGCCATGGTGACTAAATTACATTGCTGTAAAATAGGCCCACCTAAAAGAATCCAAGGCCTTCTTTATGTTGAGCTTGAAGAAGAGCATATGTGTCTTGATGTGGTATAATCTTCTAGCCACATTGGGCACATAAATGAAGTTATCGTGGGTGCTTATCCTCTTAATGAAAGAACTTTGTGCAATGGAAACTATATCATTCATTTCCAGAGCCAACCTCATGGAAAGAGTTTTGTCAATAAGCTTGGCCACGGCATGCATAAGGCCAATAAGCCCAAAATAGTCATTGGTGAACAAGGGGATCAAGTCATGGGAACCAAGAGACAAATCTCGAGGATCGCAAATTTTAACTAGGGAGGTGCTAAAACTCGTTACTTTCACCTGAGGATCAATGGGTGGAGGAGGAAAAAACTTATATATCGTCTCAAACATGGGAGAGACTCGGTGATGGATCATGAATACATCATTAGGTGAAACAAGGGATCAGGTTGTCCCCGTGACGTACTCGCTCGCTGGCCATGGCATCGCATGGCCACCTTCGCCACCATGCTCCATCAAAGCATCCTCCATACTGTATTCATGCTCCAGTCAGTTCATCCAAAAAAATTGAACtgatgaagagaaacatgcaatatgTTTCAACACTTCCCCTCACATCTAGGCTATTTTAGTCCTGAGGAGTGGGATCGATGTAGGCCGCAGAATCTTTTTTAATAATGTGTTGGTAAGGTCTTGAACTTGAGACCTCTTGGCTTGGATACCATATTGAAATCATGCCCCACTAGCACATCCAAAAAGTTGAACTATCATCAAATCGTAGTCAAGTTTGAAAAGCGTCCGGAGCGTGACGCTATGGCTGGCAGCCTCTCCTAGAACAGAGCCACGAAACAGTCAACCTCTTCCTTATTGACCTGTTCAGCCTCACCAATGACTCCCATCTGTTGGCAGAGAAGCCTCTGCAGGAGCTGGGCGATGGGAACGACCTCGTTCTTGGCACACATGCATGGGCTATGCTGACTTTTCTAAATCAGTGACCTTCGCGAGCGTCTTCCTCCTTGTTGTGGATGACCAGGGTGGTGTGGAGCTAGGAGCGGGGAGAATGGGAGGCAACACCGGCACAAAAAGTGGTGCGCCAGGGGAGGGCCCTGCCGGGAGCGCAACTAGCATGCAAAGCATCCATCTCCATCGTCATTGGGTTGTTGTTCAAGAGCACTAGGAATGCTAGGAAGCGAGGCATGACGATGGGCATGTGGTTCTTCATTAGGCCCAAAGGGGAACAGGGCGGTCTTGGTGCATGGGTTGATGCTGTGCACAACTCATCATAGGGCTCATGACAGTGGGTAAGGGGGCTTGGTGCATGGGCTCATGGCATGCACATCTCCATCGACGAAGCAGGCCATACCTACATACCGAAGTAGGGTCCGCCTTGTGCAATCAGTCCGGTCTGGAGGGAGTGGAGGAGAGCTCGATTTTGTCACAGCCCACACATATCTCAAATGCTAACCCGGGAGCAGGAACATCTACTCATATTCACTAAATCCAGGAAAATCATAATATACAAAAAGCAACAATTTCACAAATAAACACCATCAAATTTTTGGGACATATGTATCTGACTATCAGCATGTGACTTGTTTTGTCTATATGATTGGACTAATAAAAGTACCACATATCAAATGCAATTTGCGTGCTGGAACGACTCTTACTTTAGGGAATACCAAATTGAGGCAAGTCGCACATATGTAGCAGCTTTGACAAATAACCAAGACAAAAAAATCGGTAATGTTATCTCTATCTCAAGAACGTTCCTGGGGACGAAATCCCAGCAAATGACCCACAGACCACAGGATCAAGATCTGACGGTGgcagtttttttaatgaaaaatgcACTAAATAAACAAAATGCCATGCTTTTTATTATTGTCAAAAATACCACCCCCAGCACTAAAATTGCCAGTCGTGCCATTTGTAAATGCCATCCTGGACAGTGAACGGTCACTTGCTATTGCTGTCCAAATTCGATAACGCTTGGGCGATCACTTAGTGGAGAAGAATTTAAAAATTAGGACGCACCATGTCAATTAGCACATTTGGATATTTGTAAGTGCAAGTGTGGTTTTTTTATTTATGGACTAAACACAGAATTCCTGTGCACATTTCAAATGCTAATGTGTGGGCAGGAACATCTATCCTTATGAATTTCCCGAAATTACTTGTGTGGTCAATTGGTGTCCTAAATGAAGAAAGTAATTGCGACATTTACTGAGTAGACTAAAGAAATGCAATATTACTAACTATTTTTTGGGAGTTAATCCCACTTCCAAATGGTGACCAAATTATAGGTGCAAATTTTTTGGACGTATAATCATAAGATTCAACTAATGAAAGTGCCACGTCTGAAATGCTAATTTGTGGGCTGGAACATCGACTCTTACTTTAGGGAAATCAAATTGTGGCTACTCACAAATAGGTAGAAGCAATAAGACAAATAATCAAGATATTTTTTTTAATTTGCCAAGAATCTCTTGTCTAGTACTTAAAAAGAACCTAAGGTTCCCATTTCACCTCTCCTTCGTCCAACCTCTCTATATATATGGTTCCCCATTCCGTTCTCCCGTTTGATTTTTTCCTCCCATCTCtaattttctctccgaaaataatattttttggtaagTCAATAATTTTTTACCAAATAAGTGCTTAACAATAAGATGACATTTTGACTCCCATATCCGATCTTTCTCACAAATACTATTTTCTTTGATAAGTCAATAAATTCTTACCAAATAAGTGCTTAACAATAAGATGACAGGTAAATCGTGACAATTGTATACAAAGTCTTGCTAGATTATAATAGACCAATATAATAATAGACGTGCGATCACGAGCAAATCTATGAGAATGTTTATACTCCTGTTGCAACACACGAGCAATTATCTAGTTTAAAGAAATGAGACACCAtgtcaattactccctccgttcacaaatataagatgttctaacttcttTTCCGAATGTAGTTATATAGATTTGTTTTGGCGTGTTTGTTCACTTATTTCAGtccatgtagttcatattgaaatatccaaaacatcttatctttgtgaatggagggagtagtaaattttcatATTTGTGCAAGTgagattttttattattatttacggATTGAACATAGAAGCCTTGTACACGTTTCAAATGCTAATGTGTGGGTAGGAACATCAATCCCTATTAATTTTAGAAAATTACTTCCCTGCAATTTTTTGTTCAGAAAATTACTTGGGTGATCATTTAGTGCCCTAAATGAAGAAATTAATTACCACATTTACTGATTAGACTAAAGACATGCAAGACTACTAACTATTTATCCGGGAGTTAATACCCACTCCTGAATGGTGATGAACTAGATTAATGCAATGAAGAATTTCTTTCCGTAAACACAGTCAAGCATAAATCATCAAAATTCCACAGAATCAAGCAACTAGTAGGGACTAGGGAGATAAGAAATTTAAATCTGGCGAGATCACCTCAATGTTGGGGTCAAGTTGGTTGACCCATCTCTCCCGGCACTGCTTCCCGCTCCGACCGGGGAGGTACAACGCGACTTTCGTCCACTTCCCTTTGCCAAATTCCTGCACCTTCGCCTTGAGCAACCTACAACCAAATCATGAACAAAACTGACGAAGATGCAGCTGATGAAGGACAAATAAAAAGGTTTGCAATCCAGGGTTGGATTTTCTACGTACGTGTCTTCCTCCATGGTCCAGGACCTTTTGAACCGTGTGAGCCTCCGGCCGCTAGATCTGGCACGCGGCGGCTCCCGAGCAGGTGCCATGATTGCCATAGGGGCGTTGCTGCTACCGTAGCCGGGGAGGATGGTGGGATCCATCTCGTTGATGCCACCAAAAGCCCTTGATACGGCTCCCGGGACGATGACCCCCCTGGCTAGAGCACCACCATCATTATGGACGAAGTGTTGTGCAACACCTCCATGGCCGTAGCTCGCGGCCGCCACGTCCCAGTAGAAACAGGCACTCCCTTCAGCCATCAGCGCGGCCTCCAAGGTCAgattggagtaatggtagtaggaaGGATTGCGGTAGATATGGGGCAAGCAAAGCTAGAAGAAAAGGGAGTAGTCTCTTGCTCTTCTGCGGGAGAAATGATTGTATCAGAGACGGGTCGAGGGGTATGTGCTTGATATAGAAGGGGACGGTCCACCATGCCCCCATAGGCCCGTCCATTATCCTGCCCCCAGCTCCTCATCAGGCGGCCAGGAGGCATCCCACATGACAATAACATTCCGACTATAGGTTGTCAAGTTCACTGTGAACCCTGTGCACCGGGTGTACACAGTCTCTGGAGAGGTTTGTGTGGTCCAGGGTGGGTCAGACTTCTCAGTACAGATATGGTGAAGCACAACACCCGTGCCCGTATGAAGGTATGCGTGCAAATTCAGGGGAAACGAAACGCCTATTGGCGTGCTTCGTGATCATTTGtagctaaatatagggtgtattggGATATAGCATGATAAATGTTTCCTAAAATCTTAAAAGTGCACACTCAATTTCTGGTTGAAACGAGCGGCCGGATGCTCGCAGCTCGATCAAacgcggcccggcccggcccggcccgcaaCAGTGCAAGCGCGATTTTAGCCAACagtatctctactacctaaaataAATAGAGTGTTTTGTTTCCCCTCTTATGTTCCCTGCTATTCGTCCAACTCTGCCGTACAACCTCCTCTCCCCTCCAGCGATTTTATTTTCTCCCTCCACCGGTTTTATCTTCATCTGGCTGGACAAACCGACTCTATCTTTGGCAAACAAATAATTCACGTAAGGTAACCAAACACAATCAATCCATGCATGGCAATCAATTTATTCATGACGGTGATCAATCTCCTTCCTTCTTTTAATCAAACGGTCTTCTTCCTTCTTTCAATCAATTCCTTTCTTCTATCACCATGGTCTTCTACCCACACAGATGAAAAAAACAGCCGATTTTTGATCTCCTCTCTTTCTACCCAGATCACGACCCATTTCTTCCCCCATCTGCCCCTCCCCCTCATCTCACCATCGTACCACACCACTACTTTGGGGAACCATTTGTCGCTACCGCAGCAGCGAGTGCTGCCCACTCTGCAGATGTCGGGCGAGCTGCCACTGTTTCCCAGGATGTATAGTATGACGGTCGTGGTGCAGGGGTCTGTTAGTTGCAGGTCAGGGCCCTCTAGATCAAGAACCTGCTGTAGTGGATGGATGTGAATTGCGCATGGGCAAGGCCACAAGGTATGCATGTGCCTCACCCTCTCCCACGGATTTAAACATGTCATTTTTATACGAAGTTGATGCAGTATAGGAGGAACATCATATTTTTAGACATAGTCTAATCAATGTAACTTATCCATTTCTTTCCATAGGAAATCATTCATTCTGCGATCAGGTGCATACAGTGTTGAACAATTATTATTACTATGTATATGTAACATTTTTGTTCTAGCATACAATGTCGAACACTTATTATTATTAGAGTGCTGAACAATTATTATTACTATGTACCTGTTGTTTTTTATAAGAAGTCGTGCAGTTTTGTTCTAGAATGTGACCTGAACGCACTTCCAAGTTCCCAACCATCACCTCATGTTGTCTCCTTCAATCAGATGGATAGTAATGATTACATGATATTTATTTTTATCGAAACATCATTGTCCATTTTGAACGGAAACATCTACAAATGTCAGAGTTGGCAAAACTCTTTGAGGGGTTATCAAtgccatgcccaatatgcgaccctatcctaaaggaactcgaaggccccaccaaggatagaagtgcatattggagacgcttttgcaaggtggatatcattatatcgtaccattacataatagttagggatacatacaataggcatacaatgccacacgaatacaacaacatcatacataagagcaacatccgactacggatgaaacacaaacaaaaactcaaatgacatccaccctgctagcccaggatgctgaccaggaacctatcccctgaacgatgaagcagaagaactcaaaacaagcaagcatcgctatcacgtcatgatcatcacattacctgtacctgcaactgttgttgtagtaatctgtgagccacgaggactcagcaattccattaccatgggtatcaagactagcaaagcttaatgggtatggaaaggttaAGTGGAGAGGTTTCAGCAGCGACTAGgcatatatggtggccaacataagcaaataagagcgagaagagaagtagcgcaacggtcgagaagctagaagtgatcaagaagtgatcctgaaactacttacgttcatacatacccaaattgtgttcacttcccggactccgccgaaaagagaccatcacggcaacacacgcggttgatgcattttaaatcgaatctggtgtcaagttctctacaaccgaatattaacaaattcccatatgccacataactgcgggcacgactttcaaaagtttaaacccttaaggggtgtcccaacatagcccactataagctctcacgaccaacgaaggatattccttctcccgggaagacccgatcagtctcaaaatcccggttacaagacatttcggtaatggtaaaacaagaccagcatgaccgaccgaatgtgccgacaaatcccgataggagctgcacatatctcgttctcagggcacaccggatgaacactacgtacagctaaaaccaaccctcaagtttccccgaggtggcgctgcaagtggctctagttcggaccaatacttagagaagcactggcccgggggggtttaaaataaagatgaccctcgggttaattactcccaagggaaaggttataggttgttaggcaaatgtaaaaccaaggttgggccttgctggaggagttttattcatggcgaactgtcaaggggttcccatacacccggccgcgtaaggaacgcaaaatcaaggaacataataccggtatgacggaaactaaggcagcaagtgtggaacaaaacaccaggcataaggccgagccttccaccctttaccaagtatatagatgcattaattaaaataagagatattgtgatgtccCAAAATAATccggttccaacatggagcaatcttcaacttcacctgcaactaccaacgctataagagggcctaAGCAAAGCGGTAGcacagccaagcaatggtttgctaggaagggtgaaaaggttagaggctgacatggcaatatgggaggcttgataaacaagagataggtagcgtagcatagcgataaaacgaagcaactaccatagcaatgatagtagtgagatccagagtaacgGTCATCTTGTCTTAAATccagctaggaagaagaacgattccatgaagaagatgaatgggtgaagatgaaccaagcgtagtcgaacgaatcctcacggtcgcaacgaaacaggaactatcgagaagaagcacaaccaaaaagaagcaaacaacacggtaaacacacaacacataaacacggcatgattctcaaccaagtatgatgcatgacaaagcctatatgatgctactcatggcaagagatgatgcatacaagagcaacacatcaaagcaagtttaaatgaggccggaaacaacatataacaaatccggtaagtcctcatatgcaaatttcgaaattggtccagaactgaataaaactaatgttcaagttgttaaacagcaatttaagatgcaccaagatgatttacatgaaattctagtcaagttacatataaagttcatttagttcagagctacggcctagaagatatgagcaaaacaagtcaaacatggcattgatgcaaaatgcattgaaacatcaagaaaacactctcaaaaaatggatgcaacatgataatatgaaactacatgcaaaatcaagcaagtttcatgtagagcatgctcaaaacggagcaatggtgcaacacatacactccaaacaagttataacCACAatatgtccaaaatagcaactaggcactttgcaatcatcaaaccaacatgctacaggaatcatatgagcacaaacttgacattcACTTCATCTTCAGATAACATACTTCAattatcattaaggttcaggttcataggcatcaatattaaaccaatataatcaatgcaaaatgcaactttataacacagcaacatatgcatgagcagagttaatatgatggcatgttggatgcatgaaacaaagatgctacaACAACTATATCTAGAAACCAAGAGCACGACATCAAAGTACACATAAAAAGAGCAAATAACATCGAAacatcatatacatatggcccatTTATTAGTAGCAACCAACAAAACAAGATTGAAAGTTGAAAcaatttcagcaagtgtaaaacaacaacattatgatagcatgtttaccATCATTAAACAGAGGCATATTAGACCCAAAATTAGAAAAAATGGCATGTGAACAGAttactcatagcatacttcaaatcATGTAACTGGGGCATCTCCATAAGAGGCATGTATCACTCAATACcaagctcacaacaaggcatcCTGAAGTTAACAGACATCTGgaacatcatataggcaaattcatgacaatgaaaacatatgctacatgaGATATATATAGGGCATCAAAAGTCATGGAATGCTAGagaatagcatgtgcaacaaagtatgtCAAATAAGCATCTCCATAATATGCatagattaattggtagcatcaagcaaacatggcaacatgatatagcagtttcagcattgACATAAAGTTAatagcaagtagcccacttcacaagcttgattcactcactacagagcatataaaaatacatggattacacCCGTGTAAATATGGCATAATtaagctcctaaaacatgtagacatcatgctcataggatgcacacacaaaatgcaacaaaaatgacaaatcaacaagttacaacagttttcagcagttaacagcaacatgcactcttgtaacagggattaagatatcaagattcaccctaacatgaatgcaaagcacaccaACATTTATAGCATGCAGAGTAGAACATgttcatatcaagatcatcatcatagcatcaacagggacaaagttgtggcactcacaaaaggcatacatgatgttaacaatca encodes:
- the LOC119303475 gene encoding transcription factor MYB36-like gives rise to the protein MAEGSACFYWDVAAASYGHGGVAQHFVHNDGGALARGVIVPGAVSRAFGGINEMDPTILPGYGSSNAPMAIMAPAREPPRARSSGRRLTRFKRSWTMEEDTLLKAKVQEFGKGKWTKVALYLPGRSGKQCRERWVNQLDPNIERKIWTDAEDIKLIELHQTWGNRWSVIARLLSGRSDNSVKNHWNATKRSLNAKRRFKKRNNKQPPPGQLSLLAEYIRSMEPHTRSPAETSLVSPPLYHDQEHGGQKGMAGRDAPVIIAPTAQVHPTYPNPAMTGMHYHPNLANMQYWAPDLNVTDGPNEGYPYYIPPNMHLNNCLPYGLSLTQMVSEQDIQQAANASMNMYAFTRQHSLPASNLKEVAGMHRECSANNQLGNMGGGAGGWSYYYGIDAAGPSSPAGGSASVSDPDDIDVVQMASRVFAAQY